In a single window of the Terriglobus roseus genome:
- a CDS encoding RidA family protein, giving the protein MIKILLGLVLCGACALGSRGAHAQGVIPPTGTAVTPFSSFIRMGDTVYVSGSVGADRATGKPPADASVEAAKMLDSVKTLLTKEGMTMDDLVTVTIFCTDMNLYATFNKVYLNYFHQPYPARAFIGAKELVLGAHFEIMGVAQKGAAATKSAGTK; this is encoded by the coding sequence ATGATCAAAATCCTACTCGGATTGGTGTTGTGTGGTGCTTGTGCGTTGGGTTCGCGGGGTGCGCACGCGCAGGGTGTCATCCCGCCGACCGGGACAGCTGTAACGCCCTTTAGTTCTTTCATTCGCATGGGCGATACCGTCTACGTCAGCGGCTCCGTCGGTGCCGATCGAGCCACCGGCAAGCCACCCGCCGATGCATCGGTCGAAGCTGCGAAGATGCTCGACTCCGTCAAAACACTGCTGACAAAAGAAGGCATGACCATGGATGATTTGGTCACGGTAACTATCTTCTGCACTGACATGAATCTCTACGCAACCTTCAACAAGGTCTACCTAAATTACTTTCATCAGCCCTATCCGGCGCGCGCTTTCATCGGTGCAAAGGAGTTAGTTCTGGGAGCTCATTTCGAGATCATGGGCGTAGCGCAGAAGGGTGCAGCAGCGACGAAATCTGCAGGCACTAAATAA